One genomic segment of Chiloscyllium plagiosum isolate BGI_BamShark_2017 chromosome 10, ASM401019v2, whole genome shotgun sequence includes these proteins:
- the LOC122553784 gene encoding serine/arginine-rich splicing factor 5-like isoform X2, which translates to MGSRVFIGRLSPHATEKNVEKFFKGYGRIKEIDLKNGFGFVEFEDYRDADDAVYEMDGKELCNERVTVEHARARPRGGRGGGRYQGRFSQRWSRGGGSGGRNGPPIRTENRVIVENLSSRVSWQDLKDFMRQAGEVTFADAHRHKLNEGIVEFACYSDLKNALDKLSGTELNGRRIRLIEERKQYRSRSRSRSRTRSSSRSRSRSRSRSRSRDRKSYSRSKSRSRSKSRSRSRSPAPAKESEGRSPSPSKSPVLAGRARSRSRRRTPSRSPSGESAD; encoded by the exons ATGGGTTCTCGCGTGTTCATCGGTAGACTGAGTCCTCATGCTACAGAGAAAAATGTGGAAAAGTTtttcaaaggatatggaagaattaAGGAAATTGATCTGAAGAATGGCTTTGGATTTGTG GAGTTTGAAGATTACAGAGATGCAGATGATGCAGTGTATGAGATGGATGGAAAAGAGTTGTGCAATGAGAG AGTTACAGTTGAACATGCCAGAGCACGCCCTAGAGGAGGACGTGGAGGGGGCCGATATCAAGGTCGATTCAGCCAACGTTGGTCCcgtggtggtggtagtggaggcag AAATGGACCTCCAATTCGTACAGAAAATAGAGTAATTGTTGAAAACTTATCTTCCAGAGTTAGCTGGCAG GACCTCAAAGATTTTATGAGACAGGCTGGAGAAGTTACCTTTGCTGATGCACACAGGCACAAACTCAATGAAGG GATTGTAGAATTTGCCTGTTACAGTGATTTGAAGAATGCACTTGATAAGCTCTCTGGCACTGAGCTTAATGGTAGAAGGATTCGACTGATTGAAGAACGTAAGCAGTACAG ATCTCGTAGCAGGTCCCGTTCCCGCACTCGCAGTTCTTCCAGATCTCGCAGTCGTTCTCGCAGTCGATCTCGTTCCAGAGACCGCAAGTCTTACAGTAGATCAAAGAGTAGAAGTCGCAGTAAATCACGTTCTCGTAGTAGATCACCTGCTCCTGCAAAGGAATCGGAAGGCCGCTCCCCTTCACCATCCAAATCACCCGTGTTGGCAGGGCGTGCAAGATCCCGTTCTCGGAGGCGGACTCCTTCGCGGTCACCATCTGGTGAAAGTGCTGACTAA
- the LOC122553784 gene encoding serine/arginine-rich splicing factor 5-like isoform X1 → MISAGQLLSVDWETVNVSKSGLTLQKIFGCFDTAVLRSSEFKISIYIPGTSNWKCSKYSSPCSVASVYSSLFRMGSRVFIGRLSPHATEKNVEKFFKGYGRIKEIDLKNGFGFVEFEDYRDADDAVYEMDGKELCNERVTVEHARARPRGGRGGGRYQGRFSQRWSRGGGSGGRNGPPIRTENRVIVENLSSRVSWQDLKDFMRQAGEVTFADAHRHKLNEGIVEFACYSDLKNALDKLSGTELNGRRIRLIEERKQYRSRSRSRSRTRSSSRSRSRSRSRSRSRDRKSYSRSKSRSRSKSRSRSRSPAPAKESEGRSPSPSKSPVLAGRARSRSRRRTPSRSPSGESAD, encoded by the exons ATGATATCAGCAGGTCAGCTGCTATCTGTGGACTgggaaacagttaatgtttccaaATCGGGTCTGACCCTTCAGAAAATCTTTGGATGTTTTGACACCGCTGTTTTACGGTCTTCAGagtttaaaatttcaatttataTTCCTGGCACCTCAAACTGGAAATGTAGCAAGTATAGTTCTCCATGTTCAGTGGCTTCAGTGTAT agttCATTGTTCAGAATGGGTTCTCGCGTGTTCATCGGTAGACTGAGTCCTCATGCTACAGAGAAAAATGTGGAAAAGTTtttcaaaggatatggaagaattaAGGAAATTGATCTGAAGAATGGCTTTGGATTTGTG GAGTTTGAAGATTACAGAGATGCAGATGATGCAGTGTATGAGATGGATGGAAAAGAGTTGTGCAATGAGAG AGTTACAGTTGAACATGCCAGAGCACGCCCTAGAGGAGGACGTGGAGGGGGCCGATATCAAGGTCGATTCAGCCAACGTTGGTCCcgtggtggtggtagtggaggcag AAATGGACCTCCAATTCGTACAGAAAATAGAGTAATTGTTGAAAACTTATCTTCCAGAGTTAGCTGGCAG GACCTCAAAGATTTTATGAGACAGGCTGGAGAAGTTACCTTTGCTGATGCACACAGGCACAAACTCAATGAAGG GATTGTAGAATTTGCCTGTTACAGTGATTTGAAGAATGCACTTGATAAGCTCTCTGGCACTGAGCTTAATGGTAGAAGGATTCGACTGATTGAAGAACGTAAGCAGTACAG ATCTCGTAGCAGGTCCCGTTCCCGCACTCGCAGTTCTTCCAGATCTCGCAGTCGTTCTCGCAGTCGATCTCGTTCCAGAGACCGCAAGTCTTACAGTAGATCAAAGAGTAGAAGTCGCAGTAAATCACGTTCTCGTAGTAGATCACCTGCTCCTGCAAAGGAATCGGAAGGCCGCTCCCCTTCACCATCCAAATCACCCGTGTTGGCAGGGCGTGCAAGATCCCGTTCTCGGAGGCGGACTCCTTCGCGGTCACCATCTGGTGAAAGTGCTGACTAA
- the LOC122553787 gene encoding serine/arginine-rich splicing factor 5-like, translated as MSSRIFIGRLSPHARERDVEKFFKGYGRIKEIDLKNGFGFVEFEDHRDADDAVYELDGKELCSERVTVEHARARPRGGRGGRYSGRFSPRRPRSDGRNGPPIRTENRLIVENLSSRVSWQDLKDFMRQAGEVTFADAHRHKMNEGVVEFASYSDLKNAVDKLSGAEINGRKIRLIEEPKHRSRSRSRSRSRSFSRSRSRSRSRSRKSYSRSKSRSRSKSRSRSRSRGPVREQKVRSPSPSKSPSLERPRSRSRSRSRSVSRSPSVASAD; from the exons ATGAGCTCACGTATATTCATTGGTAGACTGAGCCCTCATGCCAGAGAAAGGGATGTGGAAAAATTCTTTAAAGGATATGGACGAATAAAGGAAATTGACTTGAAGAATGGATTTGGATTTGTG GAGTTTGAAGATCACAGGGATGCAGATGATGCAGTTTACGAATTGGATGGAAAAGAATTGTGTAGTGAAAG AGTTACAGTTGAACATGCTAGAGCACGACCCAGAGGGGGTCGTGGAGGACGCTATTCAGGTCGCTTTAGCCCACGCCGCCCACGGAGTGATGGAAG aaaTGGACCTCCAATTCGTACAGAGAACAGATTGATCGTTGAGAATTTGTCTTCAAGAGTTAGTTGGCAG GATCTGAAAGACTTCATGAGACAGGCTGGAGAAGTTACATTTGCAGATGCGCATAGGCACAAAATGAATGAAGG GGTTGTTGAGTTTGCCTCCTATAGTGATTTGAAGAATGCTGTTGATAAACTCTCTGGCGCAGAGATAAACGGAAGAAAGATCAGACTGATTGAGGAACCTAAACATAG ATCTCGCAGCAGATCCCGTTCGCGGAGCCGTTCGTTTTCCAGATCCCGTAGTCGGTCTCGTTCCAGAAGCCGCAAATCCTACAGTAGGTCAAAGAGCAGAAGCCGCAGCAAATCCCGTTCTCGCAGTAGATCTCGTGGTCCTGTCAGGGAACAAAAAGTTCGTTCACCTTCACCATCCAAATCTCCTTCATTGGAGCGACCAAGATCTCGTTCTCGCTCACGTTCCCGATCGGTGTCAAGGTCACCTTCTGTTGCGAGTGCTGACTAA